The following are encoded in a window of Brevibacillus sp. DP1.3A genomic DNA:
- a CDS encoding type I polyketide synthase, which produces MTDTLNHADNETDRTGFEIAVIGMAARFPGADNVAIYWENLKNGVESITHFTNEELEQAGVDPDLCRSPRYVKAKGFLDKTEWFDASFFGYTPREAELMEPQIRLYHEVAYEALENAGYASESYSGLIGNYAGAAVNHFWHRLPVLSDDAQANHTAWLLNDKDFLATRVSFNLNLTGPSYTVDTACSTSLVLIDLACKGLLTGGCDIALAGGISLSLPNKKGYLYTEGMINSPDGHCRPFDADAQGTLEGDGVGIVVLKRLEDAIADGDTIHAVIKGSAANNDGARKVDYTAPSVEGQAEVIKAAHYMAEVEPESIGYIEAHGTGTAMGDPIEIEGLKVAFDTKKIGFCRIGSVKSNLGHLNTAAGVAGFIKAVLTVREGLIPPTLNYKAPNPKIDFTNSPFVVNTTLTPWTGSTPRRAGISSFGIGGTNAHVVLEEASRDNSFSPTGGAQLFLLSAKTATALEAMSADLAAYLHENPTLNLANAAFTLQVGRRTFAHKRAVVASNALDMAAALTDPSKGQTFHTKESGESPVVFLFSGQGSQYVNMARGLYEQEPVFRDALDSCFKLVRPNVDFDLKERLYPSVLSEQDALHLNQTKVAQVAVFSVGYALAQYLLSLGIRPQVMIGHSIGEFTAACLSGVMSLEDALKLVAWRGKLMQRMAPGAMMAVQLPEEYIRPLLSDNLALAAVNGPSMCVVSGTFDEVDALERTLQEAGHSCTRLHTSHAFHSPMMEPMLAEFEQKVREVTFRAPQIPYFSNVTGVEITEADVKDSRYWVRHLRETVRFGDGIGRLLKMEKAEFIEVGAGHALATLLRKHPANRSEHTILNMIRHPQDVASDREHLLSKIGVLYAAGLHLEWANLYGEQNRRRIPLPTYPFERQYFWKHAQELIDIQYNGQAILLPGSTSKRKKLADWFYLPAWLQKPLVEETSVEPKKWLLLLDHGGLAARLANELKSNGHEVFTAFSHDEFITHLQTVKPQKIVHAWTLDSLLNVKEAQERGFYSLLLLVKALDSSPLDIYVLSSGLHDVAGETMVEPGKATLLGLLKVIRQEYPFLKVRSVDVTVPTAGGWQERQLLDHLITEFTTKAFDPVVSYRGGQRLVQSFTPRRLDNQQNLPLRTEGVYLLIGGFSGVGLALAEYIVKSAGKGVKIVLLGRSMPSKDQLVHIKQLQECGAEVLCLQADVTNRAEFAAAIGQIESNFGALHGVIHAAGITKGASITAIDSITETKVETQFAPKIYGTLVLEEALRGRELDFVVLTSSLSSILGGLGYAGYAAANAFLDTFAKQQSQLTPTRWISVAWDGWRIATKPQREVFTSDDQMMIAPDEGGDALGRILVQQGLTQVLVSTEELQPRLNRWVIFSDKEKKQEAGVVFARPELTTSYLAPANQIEQQLCEIWQNFLGLGQVGVHDNFFELGASSIDLVQITKQLPAVLGQEVTVLTLFTYPTIRALVNHLVTQNGIVTISEEQNDWLDEQKKGRENRKRRRQAREVEISE; this is translated from the coding sequence ATGACGGATACCTTAAACCACGCTGACAATGAAACGGATCGTACTGGATTTGAGATCGCCGTCATTGGAATGGCAGCGCGCTTCCCTGGAGCAGACAACGTAGCGATTTACTGGGAGAATCTGAAAAACGGTGTGGAGAGCATTACACACTTCACAAACGAGGAACTGGAACAGGCCGGGGTAGACCCCGACTTGTGCCGCTCCCCGCGGTATGTCAAAGCAAAAGGGTTCTTAGATAAGACCGAATGGTTTGACGCTTCGTTTTTCGGTTACACACCACGCGAGGCTGAATTGATGGAGCCACAAATTCGCCTTTATCATGAGGTCGCATATGAAGCTTTGGAAAACGCGGGCTATGCGAGTGAATCGTACAGCGGTTTGATCGGGAACTACGCAGGTGCTGCTGTCAACCATTTTTGGCACCGACTGCCTGTGCTCTCCGATGACGCTCAAGCCAACCACACAGCTTGGCTCTTGAACGATAAGGACTTTCTGGCTACACGTGTCTCGTTCAATCTGAATTTGACGGGACCGAGTTATACCGTCGACACGGCTTGCTCCACATCGCTCGTGTTGATCGATCTCGCTTGCAAAGGCTTGTTAACAGGCGGCTGTGATATCGCGCTCGCAGGAGGCATCTCGCTTTCCCTACCCAATAAAAAAGGGTATCTCTACACAGAAGGCATGATTAACTCACCAGATGGTCACTGCCGCCCGTTTGATGCCGACGCCCAAGGGACGTTGGAAGGGGATGGTGTTGGTATCGTCGTGTTAAAGCGTCTCGAAGACGCCATTGCCGATGGTGACACGATTCATGCTGTGATCAAGGGATCGGCTGCCAACAACGACGGTGCACGCAAAGTGGATTACACAGCTCCGTCCGTAGAAGGGCAAGCCGAAGTGATCAAAGCCGCCCATTATATGGCGGAAGTGGAGCCGGAAAGCATCGGCTACATCGAAGCGCATGGCACAGGTACAGCGATGGGCGACCCGATTGAAATTGAAGGATTGAAAGTTGCTTTCGACACGAAAAAAATAGGATTTTGTCGCATTGGTTCAGTCAAATCGAACCTGGGACATTTGAACACTGCGGCTGGTGTTGCCGGCTTCATCAAGGCGGTGCTGACCGTCCGTGAAGGTCTGATTCCGCCAACGCTGAACTATAAAGCGCCAAATCCGAAAATCGATTTCACCAACTCGCCATTCGTGGTAAACACCACACTCACTCCGTGGACAGGGTCGACACCGCGTCGAGCCGGGATCAGTTCCTTTGGCATTGGCGGTACAAATGCTCACGTGGTTCTGGAAGAAGCATCACGAGACAATTCTTTCTCGCCAACGGGAGGGGCTCAACTGTTTCTGCTCAGTGCGAAAACTGCGACTGCACTCGAAGCGATGAGCGCCGACCTCGCCGCGTATCTCCACGAGAATCCGACACTAAACCTTGCCAATGCTGCCTTTACATTGCAAGTGGGTCGCCGTACGTTTGCACATAAGCGAGCAGTGGTTGCGTCAAATGCTTTGGACATGGCAGCCGCGTTGACAGACCCATCGAAAGGGCAAACGTTCCACACCAAGGAATCGGGCGAATCGCCAGTGGTGTTCCTGTTCTCTGGGCAAGGGTCGCAGTATGTTAACATGGCGCGTGGACTCTACGAACAAGAACCTGTATTCCGTGACGCGCTGGACTCTTGCTTCAAACTCGTACGTCCCAATGTGGATTTTGATTTAAAAGAACGTTTATATCCGTCTGTCCTTTCTGAGCAAGATGCTCTGCACCTCAACCAAACGAAAGTAGCACAGGTTGCCGTTTTCTCAGTGGGATATGCACTTGCTCAATACCTGCTGAGCTTAGGAATCCGCCCGCAAGTAATGATCGGTCACAGCATCGGCGAATTCACAGCAGCCTGCCTCTCGGGGGTCATGTCGCTTGAAGATGCGTTGAAACTGGTGGCATGGCGTGGAAAACTCATGCAACGCATGGCACCGGGTGCAATGATGGCTGTTCAGCTTCCAGAAGAGTATATTCGTCCGCTGCTTAGCGATAACCTCGCACTGGCAGCCGTAAACGGTCCAAGCATGTGCGTAGTATCTGGTACCTTCGACGAGGTGGATGCACTCGAGCGTACTTTGCAAGAAGCTGGACATTCCTGCACACGGTTGCACACGTCGCACGCATTCCACTCTCCGATGATGGAACCGATGTTGGCGGAGTTTGAGCAAAAAGTTCGGGAAGTCACCTTCCGTGCGCCACAGATTCCATATTTCTCAAACGTGACCGGGGTAGAGATTACGGAAGCGGATGTGAAGGATAGCCGCTACTGGGTGCGCCATCTGCGCGAAACTGTGCGTTTTGGTGATGGGATAGGCCGTTTACTGAAGATGGAAAAAGCTGAGTTTATTGAAGTCGGTGCGGGCCATGCCCTCGCAACTCTGTTACGTAAACATCCAGCAAATCGTTCCGAGCACACTATTTTGAACATGATCCGTCATCCGCAAGACGTCGCATCCGACCGCGAACACTTGCTCTCGAAAATTGGAGTTCTGTATGCCGCGGGTCTTCATCTGGAGTGGGCGAACCTCTACGGGGAACAAAACCGCCGTCGTATCCCACTTCCAACGTATCCTTTCGAGCGACAATATTTCTGGAAACACGCGCAAGAACTAATCGATATCCAATACAATGGTCAGGCGATTCTGCTTCCTGGCAGCACGTCGAAGCGTAAAAAGCTGGCCGATTGGTTCTATCTCCCAGCTTGGCTACAAAAGCCGTTAGTCGAGGAGACATCGGTAGAACCGAAAAAGTGGTTACTCCTGCTCGACCACGGTGGATTGGCAGCACGTCTGGCAAATGAATTGAAGTCGAATGGACACGAAGTGTTCACCGCGTTTTCGCACGATGAATTCATAACTCATTTACAAACCGTAAAGCCACAAAAAATCGTACATGCGTGGACGCTTGACTCGTTGCTAAACGTAAAAGAGGCTCAAGAGCGCGGTTTCTACAGTCTCCTGCTCCTCGTGAAAGCCCTCGACTCCTCACCACTCGACATCTATGTGCTCTCTTCAGGATTGCACGATGTAGCGGGTGAAACGATGGTAGAACCAGGGAAAGCGACGTTGCTCGGCTTGCTCAAAGTCATTAGGCAAGAGTATCCATTCCTGAAAGTTCGATCTGTTGACGTGACTGTACCAACGGCAGGTGGATGGCAAGAACGTCAATTGCTCGACCATTTAATCACGGAGTTCACAACCAAAGCCTTCGATCCGGTCGTTTCGTATCGTGGCGGGCAACGTCTTGTGCAATCGTTCACCCCACGGAGACTGGACAATCAGCAGAACTTGCCTTTGCGAACAGAGGGTGTCTACCTTCTGATTGGCGGTTTCAGCGGAGTAGGTCTGGCTCTGGCTGAATACATCGTGAAGAGTGCAGGCAAAGGCGTGAAGATCGTCTTGCTCGGTCGCTCAATGCCAAGTAAGGATCAACTGGTGCATATCAAACAGTTGCAAGAATGCGGGGCTGAGGTGCTCTGTCTGCAAGCAGATGTCACAAACCGAGCGGAGTTCGCTGCAGCGATCGGTCAGATTGAGTCGAACTTTGGGGCATTGCACGGCGTGATTCACGCTGCAGGTATCACGAAGGGAGCTTCGATTACCGCCATCGATTCCATCACGGAAACAAAAGTGGAGACCCAATTCGCTCCGAAAATCTACGGCACGCTCGTGTTGGAAGAAGCGCTCCGAGGTCGTGAGTTGGATTTCGTCGTGCTGACTTCATCCTTGTCTTCGATCTTGGGAGGTCTCGGGTACGCTGGATATGCCGCTGCCAATGCATTTCTCGATACGTTTGCCAAGCAACAGTCGCAACTCACACCAACCCGTTGGATCAGCGTGGCGTGGGATGGATGGCGAATCGCAACCAAACCACAACGCGAAGTATTCACGAGTGACGATCAGATGATGATCGCTCCCGACGAGGGCGGTGACGCTCTAGGACGTATCTTGGTTCAACAGGGACTGACACAGGTGCTGGTTTCCACCGAAGAGTTGCAACCGCGCCTCAATCGTTGGGTTATCTTCAGCGATAAGGAAAAGAAGCAAGAAGCGGGCGTCGTGTTTGCCCGGCCAGAATTGACCACATCGTATCTTGCACCAGCCAATCAAATCGAGCAGCAACTCTGTGAGATCTGGCAAAACTTTCTTGGTTTGGGGCAGGTGGGTGTGCATGACAACTTCTTTGAACTCGGGGCGTCCTCAATCGACTTGGTACAGATTACAAAGCAACTGCCAGCCGTCTTGGGGCAAGAAGTCACAGTGCTGACATTGTTTACGTATCCTACGATCCGTGCGCTGGTCAATCATCTGGTCACACAAAATGGCATAGTGACCATATCCGAAGAACAGAACGATTGGCTGGACGAACAGAAAAAAGGTCGCGAGAACCGAAAACGAAGAAGACAGGCACGCGAGGTGGAAATCAGTGAGTGA